A genomic region of Metopolophium dirhodum isolate CAU chromosome 1, ASM1992520v1, whole genome shotgun sequence contains the following coding sequences:
- the LOC132953654 gene encoding zinc finger MYM-type protein 1-like, which translates to YEPIESNKSVEDYYRTNTYYKILDSIIENLKRRFSPESLSLAISVDKFMQLNYEGSLVFIDYYKDLLDINKLNIKSEMTVARNCINKINNDFNIDDLKTTIKKEIFPNIYKMLQVALTLPVSSATCERSFSAMRRIKTWVRTSMHQERFTNLSILHIEKDVTKNIDTECILNEFSESSRMMVLK; encoded by the exons tatgaacCAATTGAGTCTAACAAATCTGTTGAAGATTATTATAGAACAAACacttattataagatattagaCTCAATTATAGAAAATTTGAAAAGAAGATTTTCCCCAGAGAGTTTAAGTTTAGCTATTTCTGTTGACAAATTTATGCAACTTAATTATGAAGGAAGTTTggtgtttattgattattataag gattTATTGGATATtaacaaactaaatattaaatcagaAATGACTGTTGCTAGaaattgcataaataaaatcaacaacGATTTTAACATTGACGATttgaaaacaacaataaaaaaagaaatttttccaaatatttacaaaatgttacaaGTAGCACTTACTTTACCAGTCAGCTCTGCAACATGTGAGCGATCTTTTTCGGCTATGCGAAGAATAAAGACGTGGGTAAGAACTTCTATGCATCAAGAACGCTTTACAAACCTTTCTATTCTTCACATAGAGAAGgatgtaacaaaaaatattgatactgaATGTATTTTAAACGAATTTTCCGAATCCTCAAGGatgatggttttaaaataa